A genomic stretch from Spongiibacter nanhainus includes:
- a CDS encoding SDR family NAD(P)-dependent oxidoreductase, producing the protein MSQSMQGEELKGKVAVITGGGSGIGKATAELFAAQGAKVIIADVNADAGNEVAKSLGEAAHFVPADVSKAGDVEQLVDTAVERFGGLNIMFNNAGISGAQYPRFLDDDLADFDKVVGINLFGVMKGTHSAAKVMRENGGGVILNNASIAGILPGQALMSYRVTKAAVIHFTKCSAIDLAEYNIRVCGMAPGHIRTPLTAFTLPGMSEEQMVRIRDAMAPVWDSNQPLKRHGSPNDVAKSALFLCSDSAAQITGVILPIDGGITAGDPVNHLQELMDARASALDPQ; encoded by the coding sequence ATGTCCCAGTCAATGCAGGGCGAAGAGCTCAAAGGAAAAGTCGCGGTGATTACCGGCGGCGGCAGTGGCATCGGTAAAGCCACTGCCGAGCTGTTTGCCGCGCAAGGCGCCAAGGTAATTATCGCTGACGTTAATGCCGATGCGGGGAATGAGGTCGCCAAGTCCTTGGGGGAAGCCGCCCATTTTGTGCCGGCGGATGTGTCTAAGGCCGGTGATGTAGAGCAGTTGGTGGACACTGCCGTAGAGCGCTTTGGCGGCCTGAATATCATGTTCAACAACGCCGGTATTTCCGGTGCCCAGTACCCACGCTTTCTCGACGACGACCTGGCTGATTTTGACAAGGTGGTGGGGATCAACCTGTTTGGTGTAATGAAGGGCACCCACAGTGCAGCTAAAGTGATGAGGGAAAATGGCGGCGGCGTCATTCTTAATAACGCATCCATTGCCGGAATATTGCCGGGGCAGGCGCTGATGAGCTACCGCGTGACTAAAGCGGCAGTGATCCACTTTACCAAGTGCTCTGCCATCGATCTGGCCGAATACAACATTCGAGTGTGTGGTATGGCGCCGGGCCATATTCGTACCCCACTTACCGCTTTTACCCTGCCGGGCATGAGTGAAGAGCAGATGGTGCGAATTCGCGATGCCATGGCGCCGGTGTGGGATTCCAACCAACCACTCAAACGTCATGGTAGCCCCAACGACGTGGCCAAATCGGCCTTGTTCTTGTGCAGTGACAGTGCCGCGCAAATTACCGGTGTGATCCTGCCCATTGATGGTGGCATAACGGCCGGTGACCCGGTTAATCACTTGCAAGAGTTGATGGATGCCCGGGCCAGCGCATTGGATCCACAGTAG